In the genome of Arachis hypogaea cultivar Tifrunner chromosome 9, arahy.Tifrunner.gnm2.J5K5, whole genome shotgun sequence, the window TCCTGAATTTATCATCTTCTGTATGAGAAACTCCGCTTCCTTCCACTTTCCTTCCTTGCAAAGAAGCCCTATGGTTGAACAAAAGCTAGCCAAATTTGGAACCATTCCATTGTCAATCATTTCTTTGAGTAATCTAAGAGCCCTGTAAGAGCTTTCTTCTTTGCAATAACCATGAATCATGATATTATAAATGACACTGTTTGGTTCCAAGCGCAGCTCACCCAATGATTTGAAGAGCTTTGATGCTTCTTTCATATTACCGTTCATACAAAACCCATGCAAAAGGATACTACATGTAAAAACATCTAAATTCAAACCAGACTTCTCCATTAAAGACTGTATTTCAAATGCTTTGTCCATATGATTTAATTGTACAAAAGCATCAATAAGGATCGTATAAGTCACTTCGGAAGGAGCGATGCTTCTCTCCTCCATTTCCTTGACCATGTTAAGAGCTCTATCCAAATTTCCAATCTTACAATACCCTGCAATCAACGTATTGTAGGTCACCAATGATGGCGATAGTCCAATTGCCTTTGATTGATTAAATAATCTAACAGCAGTGTCCATCTTTCCAATGCCACAAAAACCATTGATTAGTGTATTATATGTAACTAAATTAGGAGTTAAGCCAACAAGATGCACTTTATCAACCAACTTTACTGCTTCCTGAAGCTTCTTCAATCTGCACAAGCCATCAATCAAAATATTATACGTTACAATACCATATGCCACACCTTTCTCACGCATTTCATCGAACACCTTAAAAGCCTTATCTACATTCCCATCCTTACAATATTCTTTGATGATACAATTGTAAGCATAAACATTGGGCACCGTTCCTCTCTGCTTCATATTTTCATACATTAGAAATGCTTCCTTTTGAAGGCCATGCTTGAAGAACCCGTTTATCAATACACTATAAGTGTGCTGATTGGGAACTAAGCCCAACCCCTCCATCTTACAAAACAACTTCTTTGCCAAGTGAACATCACCAATCTTGCAACAACCATCAATCAAGGTAGTGTATAAGACAAcatttggagagaaacccatgcgAATCAACAAAGCCAAAAGCCGAAAACTCTTGATCAAGTCACCAACTTCACAGCAACCCTTGATCATAATCCCGAAACTGTAGACATCCATAGCAACCTTACCCTTCATTTCATTGAAAAGCAGCCATGCTTTACCAAAACAATTAGATCTAAGGAGCAAGATCAAAAGGTTATTAAAGGTGTTTGATGTGGGAAAATGGGCGTTACAAACCATGTGGTTGAGGAAACAGAGAGCTTGATCAGGTAAGTGAGAATGAACATAGGCATTAATGATTGCCTCGTAGAGAAGAGTATGTGTTGAATTATGAATGAACTGGGTGTGTGTGAGTTGGTGCATGAGTGATGATggagagaagaaaggagaggagATTCTGCCGGAGATAAGGCAGAGGAGAAGCGAATGGGCATGGGAGAGCATGGCAGAGGAGAGAAGATGGTTAAGAATGAAGGAAATAGATTGAGGGGTGTGGTGATGGTTTAAAGAATTGAACAAAGAAAGTGCTTTTGTTGGAGGCACTTTCACCATTTTTTGAATTAGAACCAGAGCTTCGTAACTATGACACATGATTTCTCCTCCTCACAGTTTACACTTCCAGATACAGAATATATAGTGAGACACTTCCAAGTGTTTGAATTTCAGAACCTTGTGAGAATGAGTtgggcttcaacaacaataacataTCATGTGGAAAAAGCCGAAACTGCAGatgattaaaagaaaagaaaagatacagAAAGGTATGGCTAATTCTAGCTGGAGGTGCAAGCATGtgaaataaatcaataaataaataaagcaggTACAAGCA includes:
- the LOC112710230 gene encoding uncharacterized protein: MCHSYEALVLIQKMVKVPPTKALSLFNSLNHHHTPQSISFILNHLLSSAMLSHAHSLLLCLISGRISSPFFSPSSLMHQLTHTQFIHNSTHTLLYEAIINAYVHSHLPDQALCFLNHMVCNAHFPTSNTFNNLLILLLRSNCFGKAWLLFNEMKGKVAMDVYSFGIMIKGCCEVGDLIKSFRLLALLIRMGFSPNVVLYTTLIDGCCKIGDVHLAKKLFCKMEGLGLVPNQHTYSVLINGFFKHGLQKEAFLMYENMKQRGTVPNVYAYNCIIKEYCKDGNVDKAFKVFDEMREKGVAYGIVTYNILIDGLCRLKKLQEAVKLVDKVHLVGLTPNLVTYNTLINGFCGIGKMDTAVRLFNQSKAIGLSPSLVTYNTLIAGYCKIGNLDRALNMVKEMEERSIAPSEVTYTILIDAFVQLNHMDKAFEIQSLMEKSGLNLDVFTCSILLHGFCMNGNMKEASKLFKSLGELRLEPNSVIYNIMIHGYCKEESSYRALRLLKEMIDNGMVPNLASFCSTIGLLCKEGKWKEAEFLIQKMINSGLEPSVSLYNMIYRAKSEVLVQ